DNA from Lactobacillus sp. ESL0791:
ATATTCTGTAGTGCGAATGATTTTATTGCATTATCATAATTGTAATAAAAAGGAGCGGAGCTAGTTCAAAATGAGGTAACCACATATTTGGCAGTAAAAGAAGCAAACCCAGTTGGAATTGTTCTAGTGGGTCTCAAAGACCGCTAATTGCAGTCGGTATTTCTATTATGGCGTCAAATTATAGCTGGTACAATTTAGGAGATTGATATGTATTGGAAATTTATAAAACATGCTTTTTTAAAACGTAAAATCTTGGTTAGCTTGACTTTTATACTAACAGTGATTTTTTGCTTGTTTACGTACAGAATAATTATGTCTAATATGTATGTTCATCAAGGAGAGCAGGAGCTGCAGCCGCTTGTGGCTAAAAATGTTGTCGTTGGTAATAATCAAACTGCAAATTATCAGTATAAAAAAATCAGTAAAAATAAAGTAGATGCTGATAACAAGGCAAAAAAAGTGTTTGATTTTCTAGATAAAAATTACAAATATGCTTTTCGCGGAAGCATCGCAACAAATATTCCCAAAACTAGCAAAAATATTGAATTTAACCTGGTTAACGAGAACTTTTTTAAATTTTACCCGTTAAAAGTCAATCAGGGCAGTAATTTTGTTGCTAGAGATTATCGAAATTCCCAAAACACTATTCCAGTTTTGGTAGGAAGCAGTATTAAGCAGTTAGCTCATGTTGGTAAAAAGTTTAATATGCCAGATCCGTATACCAATAAGATGCAGCACTATCAGGTAAAAGGAATTCTTGTAAATAACGCGCATATCCCATCTTTGTATCTACTTGATAACAAAACCTATTTTAATAATGCGATTATCACGCCATTTCTGCCAAGCAATAAAAAGAAGATGGATGTTTACCAACTTGATTCAGGGTTGCAGGATCTTTTACTTTATGATACTTCTAAGGAAAAGATAAATAATTTACAAAAGAAGATTAATGAAAATGGCTTTTATAAAGTTGAATTTTATCCGATTAAGCGAAATGTTGCGGAATATTATTCCTCGTATAAAAAAAGTGTTTTGCGAGTAGTAGCTTTTTCACTAGCAATTTTAGTAATCACGGTTTTATTTTTGGTTTGGAATCTATGGCAGAACTTGAATGAAATAAAACAAGAAAGTTCAAGTGGCACAGTATTTGGATTTAATAAAAAGCAGTTAATTAAAGTAGTAGCATTATTCCAAACCTTCAGCTCGCTTCTAGCAATAATTCCTATTGCAATTTTTGCATTGCTAATTGAGAAAAGTATGGAAAAGGCGGAAGGGATACAAACATTTGTATTTCCGCATGTTGAAGTTGTAAGCTTGTTACTAACCTTTTTACTAATATTATTTATTACCATATTTGCAAGCATAATCACTATTCATTATTTTTATCAAAAATCTTTGACGGTAAAGATGGAAGAAGTCGACTATGTGGTGAATATTAAGAATAAGTAAAAAATAAATTTGCTAAATGTTAAATATGTATTTTTACGGGGCAAAGCGGTATATTAGGTTAATTTAGTAATAAAGATAAGAAAGAAGGAACAACAAATGGACTCTACAAAAAATAATCAGCGGGATATGCCTAAACGGCAGAAGCATTTAAAATTTATTTTAGATTTTGTTAATATCATTGTTTTTATGGCACTTGTTGGGCCTTGGTACAGTGAGACGCTAGACTTTTGCCACAGCATAAAATATTTGGCCCAGCTGCCGGATTTTGCCGTAATGATCATTTTTGCAATAGTTGCTGCACCCGTTTACTATTATTTGGAAAAAGCAGTTTTCAAGGTTTACCGCGAGTATCAGGCATACCAAAAATAAATTTTTTCGCTAGGTATTATTGATACGATGGTTGAACTTTATGTTGAGAAAATTAAGAGCGAGATTTCTCAAAAGATTAATAACTTGGAGCAAAGTTTAAATATAAAAAATAAGACCAACTGTTTGGTGCAGTTGATCTTATTTAATTGTAATGATAAAACACTCTTATGTCCTTTAGAAATCTAATTCAGTTATTGCATTAACATAATTCAATAAATCCTTTAAATAAGGCTTTTGAACATGATTAACTATTTTCCCGTTTCGTTTCAAAAAATCAAAATTTTGTATTTGCCAAAGACAAACAAACCCTTTTACACCATTTTTAGCATCAACCAACAAAATTGGTTTGTAATGTTGATTATTTTTGTATTTTTCAGAAGTTGTTATTGGCATACCAACGAACATCCCTGTTTGCCTATTGTATGCTGTATTGCTAATGACGACCATGTGTCTACGAATATTATTAGCTCGTGGATTGTGCCCACCATATTCTTTTCCAATATGTGGCTCAGCATCAACAATAATTATATCTCCTTGATTAGGATAATTATTATTGTTGGTATTTTGGTTTTTACTCACTTTCAAATCCCCAACCTTCATTACCCTGCAAGGATGAAGGCTCTGCTAATTCTTTGTCAGTTTTTAAGTCAGCTTGAAAATCATAGTTACCAAAATTTGTGTCGTAAAGATTAACTTTTTTTGACAACTCCACATTATTACTTTGAGGATCTTTTTTAAAGATTAATTCACTACCTGCGTTCCAGCCTTCTTCTTTACGCAATTTAGCAGGTAAAGTTATCTGACCCTTTTGAGTTACTTTAGCAACATATGTATCCATTATGTTCACATCCTATATTTGATATCAGCGCGATTGAAATAGATAAATTCCTTACGCCTTACAGTATACCATATGTACAAAAATCAACTAAGAAAAATATACTTAGCAACTGATAATAGTTGATTTTATAAAAAATTATGTCAAATTTCTCGTTGTTTTAATATTTGTTCAGAAGTAAGGAACTCTATACCAAAATACAAATATCCTATTAAAATGATAAGAAAAGTTATTGATTTCCGCTCGCAGATTTTTTGCTAAATGTCAAATATGAAATTTTACGGGTCAAAGTGGTGTAATAGGGTAAAATGATAACAAAAATAAGGAAGAGGGAACAAAAATGGACTCTACAAAAAATAATCAGCGGGATATGCCTAAACGGCAGAAACATTTAAAATTTATTTTAGATTTTGTTAATATCATTGTTTTTATGGCACTTGTTGGGGCTTGGTACAGTGAGGCGCTAGACTTTTGCCACAGCATAAAATATTTGGCCTAGCTGCCGGATTTTGTCGTAATGATCATTTTTGCAATAGTTGCTGCACCCATTTACTATTATTTGGAAAAAGCAGTTTTCAAAGTCTACCGTGAATACCAAGCTTATCAGAAATAAAAGTTAAATTTAGAACAATAATCTTATGAAAATAATCAAACCGAAAGTGGTTTGATTATTTTTTTCGCCGAATTTCTAATTTGCACCTTTGTGATAATACCTAATATTTCCGCCTGCCTCGAAAAAGAGGTGATTAACAGTTGAAAGCGCTCGCTATATACTACAAAAGTAAATAAATTTATACATAAAGATTTATACACGAAGAGGGTATGAAAATGGAAAATTGGTTGGATTTAAACAGCAAAGTCTATATTGTCACAGGAGGATCGTCTGGCATTGGTGAAGCGATCATCAAGGAATTGCTTGATTGCGGGGCCAAGGTTGTAGACGCAGATTTGAATGAGCCTAAACATACTAACGATAACCTGTTGTTTGTTAAAACCGACGTAACTAATGAAGATGA
Protein-coding regions in this window:
- a CDS encoding ABC transporter permease, whose amino-acid sequence is MSNMYVHQGEQELQPLVAKNVVVGNNQTANYQYKKISKNKVDADNKAKKVFDFLDKNYKYAFRGSIATNIPKTSKNIEFNLVNENFFKFYPLKVNQGSNFVARDYRNSQNTIPVLVGSSIKQLAHVGKKFNMPDPYTNKMQHYQVKGILVNNAHIPSLYLLDNKTYFNNAIITPFLPSNKKKMDVYQLDSGLQDLLLYDTSKEKINNLQKKINENGFYKVEFYPIKRNVAEYYSSYKKSVLRVVAFSLAILVITVLFLVWNLWQNLNEIKQESSSGTVFGFNKKQLIKVVALFQTFSSLLAIIPIAIFALLIEKSMEKAEGIQTFVFPHVEVVSLLLTFLLILFITIFASIITIHYFYQKSLTVKMEEVDYVVNIKNK
- a CDS encoding type II toxin-antitoxin system PemK/MazF family toxin; this encodes MSKNQNTNNNNYPNQGDIIIVDAEPHIGKEYGGHNPRANNIRRHMVVISNTAYNRQTGMFVGMPITTSEKYKNNQHYKPILLVDAKNGVKGFVCLWQIQNFDFLKRNGKIVNHVQKPYLKDLLNYVNAITELDF
- a CDS encoding AbrB/MazE/SpoVT family DNA-binding domain-containing protein, translated to MDTYVAKVTQKGQITLPAKLRKEEGWNAGSELIFKKDPQSNNVELSKKVNLYDTNFGNYDFQADLKTDKELAEPSSLQGNEGWGFESE